In Flavobacterium sp. N1736, the following are encoded in one genomic region:
- a CDS encoding glucose 1-dehydrogenase: MKNLENKVAIVTGGNSGIGYATAAELIAKGAKVIITGRNKEAVTKTEKELNVTGIVSDQSDLKSIDSLVEQVKAQFGKVDILFLNAGIASFAPVESASEEHYDSIMNVNVKGVYFTVQKVLPILNDGGSIIFNTSINAHVGMPNSSVYASSKAAVLSLNKVFATELAPRKIRVNAVSPGPVETPLYGKLGLEKAEVDGFGAVLADKILLKRFGQASEIAKTVGFLASDDASFITGTEIVVDGGLTVNAVV; encoded by the coding sequence ATGAAAAATTTAGAAAACAAAGTAGCTATTGTAACTGGTGGAAATAGCGGAATTGGGTACGCAACTGCTGCTGAATTAATAGCAAAAGGTGCAAAAGTAATTATAACAGGAAGAAATAAAGAAGCTGTGACAAAAACCGAAAAGGAATTGAATGTAACCGGAATTGTTTCAGATCAATCTGATTTAAAATCAATTGACAGTTTGGTTGAACAAGTAAAAGCACAATTTGGAAAAGTGGATATCTTATTCTTAAACGCCGGAATTGCTTCATTTGCTCCCGTAGAATCAGCTTCAGAAGAGCATTACGACAGTATTATGAATGTAAATGTAAAAGGAGTTTATTTTACAGTTCAAAAAGTATTGCCAATTTTAAATGACGGAGGTTCAATCATATTTAATACTTCAATTAACGCACATGTTGGTATGCCAAACTCTAGTGTTTATGCATCAAGTAAAGCAGCCGTTTTATCTTTAAACAAAGTTTTTGCAACAGAATTAGCACCAAGAAAAATCAGAGTAAACGCCGTTTCTCCTGGTCCTGTTGAAACTCCGCTTTACGGAAAATTAGGTTTAGAGAAAGCAGAAGTAGATGGTTTTGGAGCAGTTTTGGCTGACAAAATCTTATTGAAACGTTTTGGACAAGCTTCTGAAATTGCTAAAACAGTTGGATTCCTTGCTTCAGATGATGCTTCGTTTATTACAGGA